In Odontesthes bonariensis isolate fOdoBon6 chromosome 6, fOdoBon6.hap1, whole genome shotgun sequence, one genomic interval encodes:
- the LOC142382125 gene encoding secretory carrier-associated membrane protein 1-like isoform X2, which yields MSDFDSNPFADPDFSNPFQDPSVTQVTRSAPPGGLEEYNPFTDARTAAPGNAPKSNPAPSQNTQPAIMKPTEEPPAYSQQQTQDQARAQAELLRRQEELEKKAAELDRRERELQSHGVAGRKNNWPPLPERFPVGPCFYHDIAVDIPVEFQKTVKIMYNLWMFHAGTLFVNMFGCLAWFIVDASRGVDFGLAMLWFLLFTPCSFVCWYRPLYGAFRSDSSFRFFVFFFVYICQFGVHVLQTIGITGWGTCGWIAALTGLNTSIPVGIIMLLIAALFTALSVGSLIMFKKVHALYRTTGASFEKAQQEFATGVMSNKTVQTAAANAAANAATNAARGAFKPHP from the exons ATGTCCGATTTTGACAGCAATCCGTTCGCAGACCCGGATTTCAGCAATCCCTTTCAG GATCCTTCGGTGACCCAGGTGACACGGTCTGCCCCTCCTGGTGGTCTGGAGGAGTATAACCCTTTCACAGACGCCAGAACG GCAGCACCTGGAAATGCTCCCAAATCTAATCCTGCCCCTTCCCAGAACACGCAACCTGCCATCATGAAGCCCACAGAAGAGCCGCCGGCTTACTCACAGCAACAGACTCAG GACCAAGCGCGTGCCCAGGCTGAGTTGTTGAGAAGGCAGGAGGAGTTGGAGAAGAAAGCAGCAGAGCTTGATCGTCGGGAGAGGGAGTTACAGTCCCACGGAGTGGCGG GCCGTAAGAACAACTGGCCTCCACTGCCAGAACGGTTCCCTGTTGGCCCGTGTTTCTATCATGATATCGCCGTGGACATACCAGTAGAGTTCCAGAAAACTGTCAAGATTATGTACAACCTCTGGATGT TTCATGCAGGAACACTCTTTGTGAACATGTTTGGCTGCTTGGCGTGGTTCATTGTGGATGCATCTCGTGGTGTAGATTTTGGCCTGGCCATGCTCTGGTTTCTGCTGTTCACCCCGTGTTCTTTCGTCTGCTGGTACAGACCACTTTATGGGGCTTTTAG GAGTGACAGTTCATTCCGcttctttgtcttcttcttcgTCTACATCTGTCAGTTTGGAGTTCATGTTCTACAAACTATCGGCATCACCGGCTGGGGAACATG TGGCTGGATCGCAGCTCTGACTGGTTTGAACACCAGTATCCCAGTGGGTATCATCATGTTACTAATTGCAGCTCTGTTCACAGCACTGTCTGTGGGCTCACTCATTATGTTTAAAAAG GTGCATGCTCTGTATCGTACCACTGGGGCGAGTTTTGAGAAGGCACAGCAGGAGTTTGCAACTGGCGTCATGTCTAACAAGACCGTTCAGACCGCAGCTGCCAACGCCGCAGCTAATGCTGCAACCAATGCCGCTCGTGGGGCCTTCAAACCTCATCCATAA
- the LOC142382125 gene encoding secretory carrier-associated membrane protein 1-like isoform X1 — MSDFDSNPFADPDFSNPFQDPSVTQVTRSAPPGGLEEYNPFTDARTAAPGNAPKSNPAPSQNTQPAIMKPTEEPPAYSQQQTQRRNEDQARAQAELLRRQEELEKKAAELDRRERELQSHGVAGRKNNWPPLPERFPVGPCFYHDIAVDIPVEFQKTVKIMYNLWMFHAGTLFVNMFGCLAWFIVDASRGVDFGLAMLWFLLFTPCSFVCWYRPLYGAFRSDSSFRFFVFFFVYICQFGVHVLQTIGITGWGTCGWIAALTGLNTSIPVGIIMLLIAALFTALSVGSLIMFKKVHALYRTTGASFEKAQQEFATGVMSNKTVQTAAANAAANAATNAARGAFKPHP, encoded by the exons ATGTCCGATTTTGACAGCAATCCGTTCGCAGACCCGGATTTCAGCAATCCCTTTCAG GATCCTTCGGTGACCCAGGTGACACGGTCTGCCCCTCCTGGTGGTCTGGAGGAGTATAACCCTTTCACAGACGCCAGAACG GCAGCACCTGGAAATGCTCCCAAATCTAATCCTGCCCCTTCCCAGAACACGCAACCTGCCATCATGAAGCCCACAGAAGAGCCGCCGGCTTACTCACAGCAACAGACTCAG CGGCGTAATGAG GACCAAGCGCGTGCCCAGGCTGAGTTGTTGAGAAGGCAGGAGGAGTTGGAGAAGAAAGCAGCAGAGCTTGATCGTCGGGAGAGGGAGTTACAGTCCCACGGAGTGGCGG GCCGTAAGAACAACTGGCCTCCACTGCCAGAACGGTTCCCTGTTGGCCCGTGTTTCTATCATGATATCGCCGTGGACATACCAGTAGAGTTCCAGAAAACTGTCAAGATTATGTACAACCTCTGGATGT TTCATGCAGGAACACTCTTTGTGAACATGTTTGGCTGCTTGGCGTGGTTCATTGTGGATGCATCTCGTGGTGTAGATTTTGGCCTGGCCATGCTCTGGTTTCTGCTGTTCACCCCGTGTTCTTTCGTCTGCTGGTACAGACCACTTTATGGGGCTTTTAG GAGTGACAGTTCATTCCGcttctttgtcttcttcttcgTCTACATCTGTCAGTTTGGAGTTCATGTTCTACAAACTATCGGCATCACCGGCTGGGGAACATG TGGCTGGATCGCAGCTCTGACTGGTTTGAACACCAGTATCCCAGTGGGTATCATCATGTTACTAATTGCAGCTCTGTTCACAGCACTGTCTGTGGGCTCACTCATTATGTTTAAAAAG GTGCATGCTCTGTATCGTACCACTGGGGCGAGTTTTGAGAAGGCACAGCAGGAGTTTGCAACTGGCGTCATGTCTAACAAGACCGTTCAGACCGCAGCTGCCAACGCCGCAGCTAATGCTGCAACCAATGCCGCTCGTGGGGCCTTCAAACCTCATCCATAA